The stretch of DNA AGATACAGGTGGCGCAACCGGCAACGGCGTAGAGGCAACTTCCTCCGCAACCGGTTGCGGCTTACGCATCAGCAACAGAATCAGCCCACCCACAAAAACACATGCAAGAACGGCGCCTACCATGCGATAGGGCCAGTGGGAGTTTCCTGTCACCGCAGAAGCAGGAGGAGTAAGCAGCGAAGCGGGAGAAGCGGCAATATTATTGGGGAGCAGGCGCAAAGCCACCCCATCTGTCAGCCTTCTTGTCCCAGCAGTATGGGTCAGTTGAATCCAGTGAACCTGCCCATTCGCGATACATGCAGAACAGAGGAAATGAGCAACAAACACCTGCCGAATACGCTGTCGTAGCAGGGCGTATTCGGCTTCGAGCTGATCACCAGAAGCGTCAAGGTACTCTCCGCCCGAGGTGCGAGCAAACACGCCCAAAGCCTTGAGTGCCTCTTTGTCTTTTACCGTGGCAGCAGTAGGGGCAAACCCGAGAGCATAAATTGGCATACGATCTTCTTTCACACGATCCAACACTTCTTGAGAAGTCACACCTCCAGGGAAGTCATCTTGCCCGTCGGAGAGGATGACAATGACCCGATACCGGGGCAGGTCCAAATCCGCACGCTTGCCAACCTCCAACGCCCGCACGAGCCCAAGATGAAGCTGAGTGAGCGTATCGGTCGCAGCAAGCGACGCGATGGCACTCTGTAAACTTTCTTTGTCACGCGTAAAGTCCTGTATCAGTTTTACCTCTTTGCCGAACGTGATCACAACCGCACGATCACTCTCCCGCATCTCCTGGACCCAATCGGTGAGGGCAGTTCGCATTTGCGCGAAGCGTTCTGGTTTCAACGACTGTGAAACATCGACAAGAAAAATATAGGCGACCCCTTCACCGGTATGTTCGAATCGTTGAAGCTGTAAGCTGACCGCTGGCGATGCACCAACGCTCAAAGCAAAATGCTGAGGCTAAGGGGTTTCGACTGGCTGGCTATCACCGCCAATGAGGTCAAGGTACACAGCAACCTCTGGCACCTTGGCAAATGCGTGACGCACACGAAGAGTTTCTGGTTCCCGTGCAGAGACCACACCGATTCCGGTCAGCATACAAAAAAACAACAGGATATATATCGTCCACATTTTTTCGCGGCACCTGAGGACGTGCTGTAGCATATCGCTCCTGATTTTCCCACAGCTCACGGTACGAGTCAGAGGACATCGCCCGTTGAAGCCAGCCAGGCAGAGATTTCCTCAGTTGGTCTTGCCGAAAAAGAAGCTTAGTAACACTCCGTGATTATTATAGCCAGAGAACAACGGACTCGCGACTTCATCTTTTACGGTCACATTTTTGTAGCCCTCAAGTGCTAAATCGGATTTAGGACGACACACGCTGAATGTCGCAGTGCATCACTGGTGCAGGGTCTGCGTTACACCAAAAGGGGGAAGAATA from Deltaproteobacteria bacterium encodes:
- a CDS encoding VWA domain-containing protein, giving the protein MSVGASPAVSLQLQRFEHTGEGVAYIFLVDVSQSLKPERFAQMRTALTDWVQEMRESDRAVVITFGKEVKLIQDFTRDKESLQSAIASLAATDTLTQLHLGLVRALEVGKRADLDLPRYRVIVILSDGQDDFPGGVTSQEVLDRVKEDRMPIYALGFAPTAATVKDKEALKALGVFARTSGGEYLDASGDQLEAEYALLRQRIRQVFVAHFLCSACIANGQVHWIQLTHTAGTRRLTDGVALRLLPNNIAASPASLLTPPASAVTGNSHWPYRMVGAVLACVFVGGLILLLMRKPQPVAEEVASTPLPVAPPVSLASVDVGLQVRLAEVGARRPAKVYVTRLIDQLVIGGSATECDVVITGDPDIAARQCVLVREYDKVFVSDVDARSRTLVNGVPIAGRHRLYEDDILLLGRTKLRFLCESGGEV